The genomic region ACATCCGATACATGTCTCTTTATCGTGCAGTACAATTCCATCCGCACGGATATAGAAACAATCCACCGGACACACTTGCTCGCACGGGGCATCGGTGCAGTGTTGGCACGCGATAGAGAGTGTTCTCTCCTTGCCTATAATCCCCTCATCAAGCGTGATTACCCGACGACGGTTTACCCCAACAGGGAGATGATGGGCTTGTTTGCACGCTACATCACAACCATGGCACTCAATACAACGATTCTCATCGCAGTAAAATTCCATTTTAACGTTTGTTGTTGACATGGCCCACCCCCCTAAGCTTTCTCAACACGGCAGAGTGTACATTTTGTCTCTGGTGTTGTGGTTACAATATCAAATCCATAACTAATGATGGTGTTTACCGCTTCGCCTAGGGCGTACGGCTCCATTCCTTTTGGATAGCGACCCACGATTGATTCGCCTTGGTAAATGCCCGAGAAAGTATATGGCATAGAAACCGTATCATAAGCCACGCGGTAGCTAAATTTGGTCTTAACTTTAATGCGCAGTCCGGTAGTTCCATAAACCCACACCATATCCCCATCTCTAAGACCCAATTCATGGCCCTTGTCTGGGTGGATTTCTAGCAATGGTTCAGGCTCAACTTCTGCCAAGTACAAAGATGCACGGCTTTCCGTGCCCGTACCAAGGTGCGCTACAACACGGCCAGAAAGGAGTTGAAGCGGGTACTCTTTTGCCCAAACTTTCTCATTTTGGCGACTTTCGTATTTAATGAATGCACGATAATGGTTCTCTTGGTCTTTGTAGGTTGGGTACTTAGAAATCAAATCAGGCCGTGGCGAATGAAGCGGTTCACGATGCTTTGGAACTTGGTCAATCCACTCCCACACGTGGGTTCTTGCCTTGCCGTTTCCATAAGGACAAAGACCCGCTTGAAGTGCTTTTTCAACCAAAATATTGCTCATATCCGTGGACCAGCTCTTTCCTTGCACTTTCTCTTTTTCTGCTGGAGTTAGAGTGGTTCCAGTGATTTGTTCAACGTTGGCAGCCGTAATATGGTCGTGGCCTTTTACCCCATTAGAGGAACCAACAACGGCAATATCTGCCAACAAGCTTTCGCCGCTTGGTGCCTTTGGCGTCCAGCGGGTTCTAAAGCCCATACCGCCTTCGCTTGCAGGAATGCTATTGTTATAAAGGATTGGAGTGCCTGGGTGTTTTTCTGTCCAACACGGCCAAGGAAGACCAAAATACTCGCCCTTAAATGGTCCTGTTCCTCGCAATGTTTTGGAGTCAAACATGTGCCAGTTTTCGCTTTGGGCTTTGATGCGTTCAGGCGTGATGCCTTGCAAACCAATACTGCGAATCGCTTGGGTGTATTCACGGGTTGCATCTTCTGGCCATTGGAAATTGCCTTTACCATCACCCATTGCACGTACTAATTCATTGTAAAAACCGAGTTTTTTAGAGAGTTCAAACAAAATATCATGGTCAGTTTTGCACTCATACATAGGCTCAACCACTTTATGACGCCACTGAGTACCACGGTTTGTGGAGGTTACGGTTCCGCTGGTTTCAATCTGACTCGCCGCTGGAAGGATGAAAAGGTTGTTTTTCATTTCTGCGATGGCAGCCATGTCGTTTACAAACGGGTCAATGATGACGCATAATTCTAGCTTTTCCATTGCCTCTTTTGTGACATTTGTTAAAGAGATTGCAGAAAGACCGCTTCCCATATTCATCATACCACGGACTGGCGTGCCTGTATTGTTTTTGGCATTGCCTTCATCCAAAACACCAAAACGCCACGTAGCCACACTAAAGCCTGTTTTGTGGAGCATTTCAGGGGTTTTAAACCGTGATTGCATCCATTTGTAGTCCACTTTCCAGTTAGAGCAAAAATATTTCCAAGCACCCTCAGCCAAACCATAATACCCTGGAAGCGAGTGGGCAAGGTTGGACATATCTGAAGCACCTTGAACGTTATCGTGTCCACGGAGAATATTACATCCACCGCCTGGTTTTCCAAGGTTTCCAAGAATGAGTTGCAAAATAGCCGTTTGGCGCGTATTTCCAGTACCCACGGAATGTTGGGTCAATCCTTGGTTGTAAATGAGCGTAGCAGGCTTTGCCCGTGCCATGGTTTCCGTAATCTCGATGAGTTGTTGCGCTGGTACACCTGTGATGTCTTCTACCACTTCAGGAGTGTACTGTTCTGCTTCTTTGACTGTCTCCTCAAAACCATACACACGCTGAGCGATGTACTCTTTGTCATGAAGATTGTTTTTGATGATATGTCGAATCATGCCGTACATAAAAGCGATGTCAGTTCCTGGGCGGATTCTGGCAAATATGTCTGCTTTGGCAGCTGTTCGGCTGTAATGAGGGTCAACCACAATGATTTTTGCACCCGTTTCCTTGGCGCGCAAAATATGCACCATGCCGACAGGGTGGGCTACCGCTGGGTTAGCACCGATAATAAAGACGCATTTAGAATTTTGGATATCGCCTAGGTGGTTTGTCATGCCGCCATACCCTAATGTATTCGCCACACCGGCGACTGTAGGAGCATGTCAAACGCGAGCTATGGTGTCAATATTATTCGTTCCATAAAATGCTGCAAATTTTCGTAAATAGTATGATTGTTCCCCAGAAACTTTAGAAGAACCTAAAAACATCATGCTATCTGGACCATATTTGTCTCGTAAGCCTTGCATTTTTTTAGAGATTTTATTCATAGCGTCGTCCCAACTGACGCGCTTCCATTCACCGTTTACTCTCTCCATTGGATAACGAAGACGTTTTTCGCTTCTAACGCGGTCAATCATATCCGCGCCCTTACAACAATGTCCACCAATACTTACTGGATGGTCTGCTGCTGGCTCTTGGCGAACCCAAACTCCATTTACAACTTCTGCTATAATTCCACAGCCGACTGAACAATAGGTGCACACGGTTCGTACTTTTTGTGAAGAGGGGTACTTTTCCTTCAATTCCTGCCCGCTAGCAGGTCTTGTCACCTTTGATTGGTCGGCACCTAGTGCTTGTGTAGCACCTGCTGCGCCTGCGATCGCACTCATCTTCAGAAATTTTCTTCTGCTGATGCCGCAACTACTCCATGTTTCGCTCATCTTTTTCTCCTTAGGTTAATACGCATTTTTGTAGAAATCTTCCCAGTGACGTGTTTTTTGATACAACACTTCTACTTTT from Sulfurospirillum tamanense harbors:
- the fdh3B gene encoding formate dehydrogenase FDH3 subunit beta → MSTTNVKMEFYCDENRCIECHGCDVACKQAHHLPVGVNRRRVITLDEGIIGKERTLSIACQHCTDAPCEQVCPVDCFYIRADGIVLHDKETCIGCGYCLYACPFGAPQFPRSGVFGTKGSMDKCTFCAGGPEETLSDAEYKLYGQNRLAEGKLPVCVSMCSTKALLAGDSASVSDVITKRVLRRGNR
- a CDS encoding molybdopterin-dependent oxidoreductase; this translates as MSETWSSCGISRRKFLKMSAIAGAAGATQALGADQSKVTRPASGQELKEKYPSSQKVRTVCTYCSVGCGIIAEVVNGVWVRQEPAADHPVSIGGHCCKGADMIDRVRSEKRLRYPMERVNGEWKRVSWDDAMNKISKKMQGLRDKYGPDSMMFLGSSKVSGEQSYYLRKFAAFYGTNNIDTIARVUHAPTVAGVANTLGYGGMTNHLGDIQNSKCVFIIGANPAVAHPVGMVHILRAKETGAKIIVVDPHYSRTAAKADIFARIRPGTDIAFMYGMIRHIIKNNLHDKEYIAQRVYGFEETVKEAEQYTPEVVEDITGVPAQQLIEITETMARAKPATLIYNQGLTQHSVGTGNTRQTAILQLILGNLGKPGGGCNILRGHDNVQGASDMSNLAHSLPGYYGLAEGAWKYFCSNWKVDYKWMQSRFKTPEMLHKTGFSVATWRFGVLDEGNAKNNTGTPVRGMMNMGSGLSAISLTNVTKEAMEKLELCVIIDPFVNDMAAIAEMKNNLFILPAASQIETSGTVTSTNRGTQWRHKVVEPMYECKTDHDILFELSKKLGFYNELVRAMGDGKGNFQWPEDATREYTQAIRSIGLQGITPERIKAQSENWHMFDSKTLRGTGPFKGEYFGLPWPCWTEKHPGTPILYNNSIPASEGGMGFRTRWTPKAPSGESLLADIAVVGSSNGVKGHDHITAANVEQITGTTLTPAEKEKVQGKSWSTDMSNILVEKALQAGLCPYGNGKARTHVWEWIDQVPKHREPLHSPRPDLISKYPTYKDQENHYRAFIKYESRQNEKVWAKEYPLQLLSGRVVAHLGTGTESRASLYLAEVEPEPLLEIHPDKGHELGLRDGDMVWVYGTTGLRIKVKTKFSYRVAYDTVSMPYTFSGIYQGESIVGRYPKGMEPYALGEAVNTIISYGFDIVTTTPETKCTLCRVEKA